gtttgttttttcgagacagggtttctctgtgagaccatcctggaactcactctgtagaccaggctggcctcgaactcactgagatctatgcctctgcctctcaactgctgggattaaaggcgtgcaccaccactgcccagcagtacatttgttttattgagtGTTGGATATATGTTACTAGATTACACTGCAGCTTATTCAAAGCAAGCCAGGAGGACCTGGAATTAGCCTCTGTGAAGAAATTAGTGTCTATAAGGGTGATGTAGGATACTGGTGTGATAGGCAAAATGATGGTCTCCCCAAGATATCCATACCCTAGTCCCCAGAGCCGAGGAATATATGATGGAATTTGACAAGGGGAAATCAAAGTTTCTAATCAGTTGATTTtacttattgtttgtttgtttgagacagagtttctttgggtagccctggcttttctggaacttgctcagtatcccaggctgacatcgaactcagagatccacctgcctttgccttcctagtgctgggattaaaggtgtgtgccaccacggccaggCTAATCAGCTAACTTTAAAAGAATATGTCTTGGATTATCTAGGCAGGCCCACTGTAACCACAACCATCCTTATTGGAAGAGAATCAGAGGTAGTATCACAAGGAAGATTCAAGTAGCCATTGTTAGCTTGAAGATGGAGGGAGATGTGTGCTGTGGAATGCAAGAAGCTTCCAGAAGCTGGAAAAGgcagaacagtagtttctcccttctccagatgccCCTGCTCGTACTGTGGCTTTGGTCCAGTGGGTCTGTGCTGGACCCCTGGCCTCTAGAAGTGTAAGAAATTGTACTGTGTTAGATTTCTGGTAACTTGTCACagtgggggcaggaggggagggggagagaggaggggaggcgGGAACTGACCTATATGATCTTCAAGCTTGGCATAGGCGTACACAgctgatcccagtactcagaggatTGAGGCAGGAGatttgagagtttgaggccacctgagCTATacagcaaggccctgtctcaaaatgaatagTCTGCAGTGGTTTTGCATATATGCAccctaaaataatttctaaaaaacTATGTAGCCCCAATTCTTAATCTCAAAGTTATTggcaaaatgtcttttttttttttgggttatACTATAATCACTATTTTAAATCTATTTCACCTAAACTATAGGGATGCTGCCTTAGGTCATTTCATTTATGAAAAATGCATCCTAAGCTGACCTCCTCATGATGCAAAGCTGGTCCTCAGAGGCAGACCAGTCTGCCAAGCCAGACTTGAATTATATCAGGAGCAGTCTGACGTCATTTTTCAGTTTGAATAAGTATGCAGGCATTGCCCTGAGAGAACCAACTCATCTCATTCTCTTGCCGACTCAGTGTTTAGGTCATGTTGGGTGGGGGTTGTGCCAGACAAGTTCCGCCCTTACCTTTTGAATTCTATTTCTAAGCTTGAGAACTAAGTAAGCTGTGACCTAGCCAATAAGTCAAAGTGTCCATGAAATGGTGCATCAAGACTGatgtaattttcttctctttttgagaaGACTTGTGAAACTATAACACACCTACAGAAAATGGTACAGACGGTTCACGCTGAACATGCCCTTATGTTGTGGAATACGGTTCTCTGGGCAGGCTATGGCCATTGCCATCTTGAAAAGAGACCAACTGTAATTTGTAATTACTCACATGAGACCCTCCCTGGATCAAATCTGTTCAAGTGCACTCACAGAAGGGGGGTGTGGGGAGGGTCATCAGGCCCCCACCTGAAATGACAGCTGTTCCCTCCACTCTTACGCCAGATGCACATAATCCTGCCCAGCTCCAGACTCTTAGCAGATGCTGGAGTGTCTACAGTAGATGGAAGGGTAACTAAAGGGTGGGGGAGCTCATGTCTATGCACCTATGCTGCAGTGGGGCTTGGGGGCAACTCCAACGAACTCACTGGTTCACTGAACTGAACTTCAGGGGCATCATTTCTTTGGGCTTCCAGTGCCTTCTTTACTGAGGTGCACAGGTACAGACTCCTGGGGAATGGCACACACTGCCATGTGAGCAGCACTCAGTGAAAAAGCAGACCCATCATCTCACAAAGCCCATCCTCGTCTCTTCATGGCGCTCTCTTCCAGGGCCTCCTGCAGGGTATCTGCTGTCTCCTGGCACCTTGCGTTTGGCACCTACTTTAGGGCAGCAGTCCATGAGGGAAAATGGTGCTGTAACTGTGAAAGGGAAGGTGGAAAGGGGCCATCTGACTCCAGGCACCGTCCAAATACAAACTGTACAGCTGGAAATTGACAATCTgcaaattgattttaaaaaaacaaacaataaaacagggcctcatgtattccattctggcctctaacttgctgtagccaagaatgaccttgaacttctggtcctcctgcctctgcctcttctacagattgctggaattacaggtatgggccaccactggtttatgtggttctgggactagaacccagggttttgtggaTGCTAAGCCATCACCCTACCAGTTGAGCCTCCTCCCAACACCTCTTACACCTCTTGCAaattgatccttttttttttttttttttttttttttttgagacagggtttctctgtatagtcctggctgctGTCCTAACtggctctgtacaccaggctggccttaaacttggatctgtctgcctctgtcttcccattgctgggattaaaggtgtgtgccaccaccacccggcgcaaATTGATCCTTTAAAGATCTCAGAGTATGAGCTATGGGTCAGCAGTGTTATCTCAGACCCACTAAATTAGAAACTCAAATGGGCCCAGCAAACTGTTTTAACATGCCTCCAGGTGGCTCTGATGTACACTTAAGGTATCAAGCTACAAGGATAATGATGTTATTTCTGACTGGTCAGTGGTGCTAAAGCCACATACAGGGGATTCCTATATCACCTGGGAATGGGAACGATGTTGACTCAAATGCAGCCTTCATCTTTATGACGTAGAGAATAGAAGGTAGCTTACTCTTTAGCTAAAACATAAATGAGCATGGCCCCACATGATGGCTAAAATTGGTTGTCAACTGAGCATTTGGAATTAATTGGGCCTAAActgctgggcacacctgtgagggatcttcttaatcagattatttgaagAAGAAAGGCCCAcccttaatctgggccacaccttctggtggaaACCCAGATAAAAGGATgtgaaaaaaaggaactgtgatttttgtctgcttgctctcactctctgGCGAGACTGTTTATTTATGCCATTGCTGAGGCATTCCCTTTACCAGCATTCAAACCAACTTCTTTAGGATTACAACAGACTGATGATGAGCAGCTCCTCAGGAATTATCCAGGACTCCAGCCCCAGACTGGGACTGCTGTGACATCCAGCATCATGAACTGACCGTCTACCAAGAGTCTCACCTTTTCCGTCATGAGACAGCGCTTGCTGGACTACCCAGATCACAGCTGTAAGCCAGTCTAATAACATCTCTATTCTACAATCATCATCTGTTCTGTTAGAGAACCCTAACACACCCGGAAACACAGATTCAGGTTTCCCTGGATAACCTTCTACACCGAGGAGACAGATTTATGAAGTTTTGCTAATTCCAGAACAAAGGAAGTCATAACCCAAATCGGTTTGCAAATACATTGGAGGGAAACGTCATGTCAGTAGATTACAGTGAATCAGGAGAATCTATTTTAGGTCCCAAGATTCTATCTGGAGACATTCTTAGCTTCTGGGTCAGCAGAGCCACACATCCTAAGTTTCACATGAAAGTCACAagacaaaggcaatttacaggcAGCGCCCAGGACTCGCTGCATCTGGATTTGAACACGTTCCCCAAAGCACGCAGGTGCACACTAGAGTTTGAGAACTACAGGCTAATACTCCTTTCTGGCCCCTGATTAAACCACACATGAGCCCAGGGGTATCTGTAAAGCAGATTCTTAAGATTTATGGGCAATAAATACAGTGCATGGCTCATCAGAGGTGCTCAGTTTGTTGAGCGAATCAGTTTAAGCTTCACAACCGCTGCGTGAGGCAGGAAGTTAATGAAGCCAAAGCAAGATCAACCAACACCGGGCTGATAGGAATTCCACACCTCAGGCGCCACGACCACGTCTATTCCTTGTTTGCTCGGCAGGGAGCGCTGGAGGACGCCGCGAGGCCTTGTTGAGGGCGGGATTTCCTGTTTCTTGGGAGCACTTCCGGCCTGATCCGGGAAAACAGTTCGGTCCGGCAGTGGATGCTCCAGCGTTCCGGGCTGAGGAGCTGATGAGTGGCGCTCCGGCTCCTTTTTGGCCCTCGGATCAGGTGAGACTGTCGCCGGGAACCAGCATAGTCTGCGCGCGTGGGGGATAATGTGAGCACGTGGCGGTTCCGCGTGGCTACAGAAAGGACCGCTGTTCTAGAGAGTTCTTACTTTTATTCGATCCTTGGGCATTTTCAGAGAAGCCTATGATGGGCAGCAGCGGGCTCCCGCGCTGAGGCTTGTTCGGGACGCCTGGGATGAGGGAGGGCGGCCTCGGGACCGGGTCTCCCCTAGGGCACACATGTGAGGAAGTTAACCACACACCGATTCCTCAGACTCCTCAAATTCAGGGCCTTTGTGCCTCACCCAGCAGGTGCTCTTGTTGCTGATGTTcgatttaaatttttctaaaaatgtgGGCTGATTAGCAGCTAAtgcttctagagcagtggttctcaacctccctaatgctgcgaccctttaatacagttgtgGCGaccccaaccttaaaattatccttgttgctactttgtaactgtaatttgctactgttatgaatgataATGTAACTATGTTTCCCGATGGTCTTAGGCGGCGGCCGCTGTGAAAGAGGGCTGAGGACCGCTGTTCTAGAGAGTTCTTATTTTTATTCGATCCTTGGGCATTTTCAGAGAAGCCTATAATGGGGAGTGGGAAAACAGGAATAATATGCAGCCCTTGTCCACAGAGGAGTGGAGCATGGTATGCCTGTCACTGTCCTGCACGGTGCTTATCCACTTCATCCCCCACACTCTCCTCTTTGTATATTCTGAGGTTACCTATCTCTTTGGCACTTTTTTCTGCCTCAGAGCCTTTTGCACTCACTGGTCATTTTCCCTGGACCCTCTACCCAAATGTGTGCAGAGCTATCTCCCTGACTACCCTTAGGGAGCCCTCACCTGTCCATCAGCACCCTCCCCTGTGAGGAGGGGAGTGAGTAGTTCTCCTGAGGCCCTTCTTACTCTCTGGCATTAGGCTGCATAGTCTGGTTTTTTACCTGCTTCTTTGTAGTAGACTCCCCCGAGGGCACTGTTCAGACTCCTAATGAAGGCATGTGTGACCCTAGATACATTCTCTCCAGGATGGACTTCCCCAGCTGTCTGCGCCCCTCGTTGTTTATGGCTGGTCCTCTTGGCATGACTGATGGCCCTGACCTGTCCTTCATGTGCAGCTGGAGAGATGCACTGACCCTGCCAGGGTCCCAGCCACAGAACTGCAAGGTGAGGGTGGAAACAGGGCCCTTCCCTTGGTCACCCCACTCATCATTCACACCCAGTGGCACAGGTGATGGGGAAAGAGGGCCAGGCAGATGCTACTCCTGCTGTGCACAGGCCACCCTGCTATCCAGAGATAGTCGCTCCACAGAGCCTGtggctcctctttcctccttctctctccccagatTCAGCAGGTATTTATTGGCCAGTGTTTCTGTGCCAGGGTCCTTACGGGCCCAGGAGCCACCTCAGGAACTGCCGGTTAAGGTGGGAGAGCTTGTACCAACAAGCAGACCCCGTGTAGTGTGGCCTTGGGTCTCCTGGAACAGTGGgatggcaggggaggggggcaggattTCTGCTGGCATCTTGGGAGGGGCATCGTTATCTGCCCAGCCTGTGGGATTGAGTACATGCAGGAGAGTAGGTCAATGAGGGCGTGTTGAGGGGAGGGGGTGTTCTTGGACCTTGAGACAAGGGAGCCTTGCTGGTCCTTGCTGGGAACCTCGCTAGCCCACTGAATAGCAGGACTCAGAAGTGACTAAGGAAGTGAGAGCTCACTGGGTTCTGGTGGACAGTCAAGTCTGGGTGCTTCCTTCTTTGAAAGCTGGTGTGAATGGAGTTTAGGGTTGATTCTGGAGTTGGCTGCCTACGTTTAAGTCCATGCCTtctcttgttctttttgttttgttttgttttgttttgagcagggtttctctgtgtagttttggtgcctgtcctgaatctcactctgtagaccaggctggccttgaactcacagagatccgcctggctctgcctcccaagtgctgggattaaaggcgtgcgccaccactgcccggctccacgCCTTCTCTTTACTGACACTGACTTGGGGCGAGTGACTTTGCAGAGCTGTCATGAGGACCGAGTGAGTTATAGGCAGGGAGTGCACCTCTGCCATGTTATTGCTGTCCTGTTCCCCTAGGACGGGACATTGCCGTTGACCAAGAACCTGCTGTGGGAGCCAACCACACCAGGACCCCTCCCCCTGCTGCCTCCTGGTCATGGTAAGGGTCTCCTTCTGGGCTCCCTCCAGGGACCTCAGccatcactcactcactcacacacacacacacacacacacacacacacacacacacacacacacacacagaggcattgcAGGCTCTGGATACCTCCAGATACTATTGTGTTTCCATGCCTTCTCAGGTTCTTCTCTGACCTCTCTCTCCCCTTAGATCCCTGGGAACCTGGCATGACCCCTCGGGATCTGCTTTTCCGGGGAGGTCACTGCTACCAGTTCCGGCCTCAAGTTGGGCTGGATGTCACTCAGCAGGTAAGTGGTCCCTGGGTAGGATTGTGCCACACAGCCTGGGCTGTGCTGAGTGACACAGACATTCCCCACAGGTCAGCCACTTCTTGTGGGACCATGGGGACATAGCCTTCGCACCCCTGGGGAAGCTCATGCTGGAGAACTTCAGATTGGAGGGGAACAAGGTAGGTGGCACTGGCTGGGTGAAGGGTCGGCCACCTCTCTGGTGAGACCCAGGGGTGCAAAGCTGACAGGCCTTCCCTACAGGGCTACTCGAAAAAGATGACCATAGTCAGCGCGAAGAGGCTGCTTCAGGACCTCGGTGGACACCAGCCCTGGGGGCAAGTAGCCAGTGAGAAAGCAGCCATGGATAGGCCTGGCTGGTGGTGGGATGTGGAAGGATCTAGGACACAGACCAGGTTTTCGTCACAGCGGCTTTTCCAGCCCATGGTCATGAGTCACGAGTTCACAAAATCCCCAGCTCCAAGCAGCTTAAGGGAAAAGAGAATTGATCATTGGTGGATCTTAGGCCCAGATACATCCAGGTACCCAGAGTGTTGACAGGGCTCTCTGCTTTCTCGTCCACTTCCTCTGTCTGACTTAATTCAGGTAGCAACAGGAAGGCTTCTTATTCTAAGGAGTCAGTGTCTGAAGTACCACAAACCCTAGGAAAGACTGGTTGGCCTGGCTGGAGCCTCTCAGCTCTCTGTGGGCCACTCACTAGGAGGCAATGAAATATTCAGGGTTTGGGGTTCAGGAACGGGGTAGGGTGTATTCTAGGTAGCTGTGAAAGAGGTTGTCTGCTTGTCCTGCATTGTCCCGTGCCATCCTCTGCTGCTCTGTCCCCAGGTGTCCTTGGGCCTTCCTCAGCCGCCGACTTCGTCGCTTCTCCATCCTTGGGGGTCCTGTCCTGAGCAGGTCAGTGTCGGTGCTTATGGGGAGGCTGCTGCATGAAGAGCTGGCTTTTCGGTGGGAGCAGTTGCTGCTGGATGAGGCCTTCACTGGGGGTGCCTTGGCCTGGCTCCCTGGAAGGACAGCACGGGCTGGGCAGCTGGTCTACCCTAGTGGAGGTGCCTTGGACAAGCTGTGTATCCTTCCTCATTTGGTGGGGATCCTGAGGCCATCCACAGAGTGGTCCAGGGGAAGAGTGAGATGGGTGACCAGAGTCCATCCCAGTCCTTAACTAGGGGCTCAGATTTCCAGGAGGTCAATGTGAATTCAGGTGGCAGTCCCCGGGTCCTTGAGGACCCTGGGCACATCCAGCTGCGGGGACCTGTACGGCAGGTGGTGACCAGCACTGTCCAGGGAGAAAGTGagattccttcccctccctcctccctccccctcccctccctcctccctcccctccctcctcctcgtCCAGCTGGCTACCTCCCCGCTATACACCCACTGCGGGCCTGACCTTTCTGTCCTCCCCAGCATTTCTGGCCGTCCGCTCTGACTACCACTGTGCCATGTGGAAGACTGAGAAGCAGGGGCCCCCAGCACCGCTGCAGGTGCTGCAGGTGGAGAAGGGGGCCACTGGTGTCAGCCTCAGGTGAGAGATGTTGGCTTCCTAGCAAGGACAAGGGCTTGGAGGAAGGCTGGGTTGCTGGATCATAACATAGCGCCCTGTGCCCTGTAGCCCTCACCTGCCAGGAGAGATGGCCATCTGCAGCCGTTCTGGAGCTGTGTGTCTGTGGACCCCACAAGATGGGTAATTCCGCTTCCCCCTAAAACCTTCCAGCTCAGAGCAGAACCATGGTCTTCCTTCCAGCCCAGCCCCTCGACACCCTTGTGCCCCTAAGCCCCACCCGACCCACACCCACGACCCGCTTTTCTTCTCAAGGCTGCAGCTAGTCTACAAGGACCCTGAGACGCTTGCCTTCCGTGATCCTTCTACCTGGCGCTGGACAGACTTCACTGCCCACCCCCGGGTGCTGACTGTGGGTGACCGCACAGGTGTGAAGATGGTTGACATTCAGGTATTGGTGCAAGGGGGGCAAGAAGCAACAGAGCCAGAAGTGATGGGCTGCAGGAGGCCCATCTCAGCCAGAGAAGACTCTGGCTGATCGTGCTGCACTTTCCCTAGGGTCCCCCAGGCTGTGGGCTGCTGCTGTTCCGTGCCGGAGCAGAGGCTGCCTGCCAGAAAGGAGAGCGGGTGCTACTTGCCCAGTACCTTGGGCAGCCAGGTCCCACCTGCACTCCTCTGCATCTCATCTGCACCCAGGTGAGCAGCAGCCTCCTCCTCCCTGGGCTCTGACTCAGGCTTCACCAGAGTTCCTGCCAGCAGACCTGATACACAGCCATAGGAACCAGGGAGTGTTGGGTCCCTGTGCATGTGACCTCACTAGGGCAGGCAAACTCGGTCATCTGCCAAATCAGATCGGAacctgggaggaggcagaggttgACTGTAGCTCAGGGTCCCAGGTGGCCCGGGAGTCTACCACTGGGAGCTTTCTTCATGTCTGTAGTGAGAACTCTTTTGAGATGGTGCTGCCTGTCCAGGAAATACATGTTCTAAGTTTGGTAGGCCAAGTTGAGAGGGACTTGAAGGCCGATGGGAGTGACCTCTTCTGGGTGTTGGGTACCTCCTGCAGGCTGTGTGGCCTAGAAGGGTTATTGGAAGGCTGGTGCCAGGCAtcagccatgcccagctctccctcttccccagttCTCGATATACCTGATGGATGAGCGCCTCCCCCTGGTGCCAATGCTCAAGTGGGACCATGGCCTGCCGTCTGCACCCCTGCTTGCCCGCCTGCTACCCCCAGCTAGCCCTGGCTACCCACGGCCCCTGCTACTGGGGGGCCAGGGTGGACAGCTTCAGCTGCTGCATATAACAGGTCAGCCAGGCAGGTGGGAGGCTCATGGACATGGGCTGGGGAAGGGGCTGGGGCTGGTATGCCTAGCTCTTTGTCCTTCCTCCAGGAGAGGGGATCTCCGTGCCCCAGCTGGCAGGACCTCCTCAGTCTCTGCCCTCCATCATCGACTCCCTCTCCGCCTTTCCTCCACTGGAACCCaagaggcagcagcagctgcaggagcGTCTGGAGGCACCAGTCATAGGTGGGATGGGCACAAAGGGCTTGGGGCTGCtgtggggaggggctgctgtggggAGGGGCTGCTGCCAGGCCCTGCAActcttctccttccctgtctAGGTCTGGCTGCCGCCCCACCCTGTGCCTCGGCcccagcactgctgctcttccagctgTCAGCAGCTGGGGACGTCTTCTATCAGCACCTACGCCTCCAGCCAGCCTCTagtcttggagaaggagagccACGTGATCACTCAGCACCAGAGGGCCCTGCATCCAAGGCAGTAGCACCTGTGGGCCAGTCCTCTTGGACCCCTCAGGCCACTGTCCGTTGCAGCCGTTGGATGGAGGCCCTGATGGAGCTGGCCCCCGCTTGTCCAGTCTGGGCCGCCCCCACCTTTTCCCACCGTCGTTTTCTGAGCCACATGGAGCAGCAGAAGAGCCAGACCATGTCACAGAAGCTCCGAGCAGCCATGGCCAAGGGGAAGCTCTTGCGGCCTGAGGATCTGGGTACACTCCCCAGGGCAGAGCCGCCCCCTGCACCTCAGTGCAGCCAGCAGGATGAGCTCACTGAGCGCTTGGCAGAAGCCTGGGAAGGTGGGGTAGCCTCCTGGTGGAAAAGGCATCAAAGTCAGACCTCAGGGTCCCAGACACAGACCAAGCGGCCTAAGCGCCGGACTCAGCTGTCTAGTACCTTTTCCTCACTTACGAGCTACTTGGACTTCCCAGATACCAGCAGCCTCCCTTGTAGCCAAGACCATTCTACCTCAGAGGCCTGGCCTCGGCCTCCAGGGACCCCACCCTCCCAGGAGTTGACACAGGAGCTGTGGGCCCAAGGTGTACAACGTGAACGTCGGCAGACCCTCCGGGACTACATGGCCAAGCTGCCACTTAAGGACACTCCAGGACCTGTGGCTACACCGCCCTCCCAGGCCTCCAGCCTCCGGTCCATGCCCTTCAGGCAACAAgcacctctcctctctggctcccATCCTCCCCGGAAGAAGCCACGCATGGGCTTCTGAGTGTGGAGAGCCATGCCTGAAAAACTAGCCTTCATCCTGGAGCCTTGCACTGAGCTTAGCCAACATGGTCTCCAGGAcagagtctctgcctcccaaggacagTGTGCCCAGCTGAAGGAATGGGGAGCAAGTCTGTTTCATGAATTTGATGGCAGGTTATTTCAGAGCGCCGGCTGCAGAGGCTGCCTCAGGGTCACTGATGTGGGGACCCCATGGGTCCTTAGTCCCCCCACTTGCCCAGTGTGGGCTGTCACACACTGTTCCCACTACTGTTTTCAGTGCTGCATGGAGCAGAAGTCAGGAGACCACACCACAGAAGCTTTGAGCAGCCACGGCCAAGGGGCAGCTCCTGTGGCCTGGGGATCTGGATACACTTCCCAGGGCAGAGCCGCCCCCTGCATCTCATTGCAGCGGAGTTGCTGGAAAGTAGAGCCTGTGTGTCAGTGTTAGCCTCCTGCCCTCAGAGGAAATGGCCTCCTGTGGTGGCACAATGTGGGTGAGCAGCTGCTGTTGGGGACTGTTTGTGTGACAGTCACATGGGCTCTGTAGGAGTTGGTGCTTTGGCTCTGGCTCGGGGACTGAATAAACCTGTCCACTGGCCACGAGCTGGATGGTCATATGAGCAGAGAAGATGGTATCTCTGTGGACCTTTCCAGGTCTGATGTGTAAAGCCCTACTCCCTCCACCTTGGGGATGCACACACAGACGGtgtagtggggtggggtggagtctCTGGTCTCATCCTAATGGAAC
This sequence is a window from Peromyscus eremicus chromosome 5, PerEre_H2_v1, whole genome shotgun sequence. Protein-coding genes within it:
- the Taf1c gene encoding TATA box-binding protein-associated factor RNA polymerase I subunit C isoform X1, whose translation is MCDPRYILSRMDFPSCLRPSLFMAGPLGMTDGPDLSFMCSWRDALTLPGSQPQNCKDGTLPLTKNLLWEPTTPGPLPLLPPGHDPWEPGMTPRDLLFRGGHCYQFRPQVGLDVTQQVSHFLWDHGDIAFAPLGKLMLENFRLEGNKGYSKKMTIVSAKRLLQDLGGHQPWGCPWAFLSRRLRRFSILGGPVLSRSVSVLMGRLLHEELAFRWEQLLLDEAFTGGALAWLPGRTARAGQLVYPSGGALDKLYFQEVNVNSGGSPRVLEDPGHIQLRGPVRQVVTSTVQGESEIPSPPSSPSWLPPRYTPTAGLTFLSSPAFLAVRSDYHCAMWKTEKQGPPAPLQVLQVEKGATGVSLSPHLPGEMAICSRSGAVCLWTPQDGLQLVYKDPETLAFRDPSTWRWTDFTAHPRVLTVGDRTGVKMVDIQGPPGCGLLLFRAGAEAACQKGERVLLAQYLGQPGPTCTPLHLICTQFSIYLMDERLPLVPMLKWDHGLPSAPLLARLLPPASPGYPRPLLLGGQGGQLQLLHITGEGISVPQLAGPPQSLPSIIDSLSAFPPLEPKRQQQLQERLEAPVIGLAAAPPCASAPALLLFQLSAAGDVFYQHLRLQPASSLGEGEPRDHSAPEGPASKAVAPVGQSSWTPQATVRCSRWMEALMELAPACPVWAAPTFSHRRFLSHMEQQKSQTMSQKLRAAMAKGKLLRPEDLGTLPRAEPPPAPQCSQQDELTERLAEAWEGGVASWWKRHQSQTSGSQTQTKRPKRRTQLSSTFSSLTSYLDFPDTSSLPCSQDHSTSEAWPRPPGTPPSQELTQELWAQGVQRERRQTLRDYMAKLPLKDTPGPVATPPSQASSLRSMPFRQQAPLLSGSHPPRKKPRMGF
- the Taf1c gene encoding TATA box-binding protein-associated factor RNA polymerase I subunit C isoform X2, whose amino-acid sequence is MCDPRYILSRMDFPSCLRPSLFMAGPLGMTDGPDLSFMCSWRDALTLPGSQPQNCKDGTLPLTKNLLWEPTTPGPLPLLPPGHDPWEPGMTPRDLLFRGGHCYQFRPQVGLDVTQQVSHFLWDHGDIAFAPLGKLMLENFRLEGNKGYSKKMTIVSAKRLLQDLGGHQPWGCPWAFLSRRLRRFSILGGPVLSRSVSVLMGRLLHEELAFRWEQLLLDEAFTGGALAWLPGRTARAGQLVYPSGGALDKLYFQEVNVNSGGSPRVLEDPGHIQLRGPVRQVVTSTVQGETFLAVRSDYHCAMWKTEKQGPPAPLQVLQVEKGATGVSLSPHLPGEMAICSRSGAVCLWTPQDGLQLVYKDPETLAFRDPSTWRWTDFTAHPRVLTVGDRTGVKMVDIQGPPGCGLLLFRAGAEAACQKGERVLLAQYLGQPGPTCTPLHLICTQFSIYLMDERLPLVPMLKWDHGLPSAPLLARLLPPASPGYPRPLLLGGQGGQLQLLHITGEGISVPQLAGPPQSLPSIIDSLSAFPPLEPKRQQQLQERLEAPVIGLAAAPPCASAPALLLFQLSAAGDVFYQHLRLQPASSLGEGEPRDHSAPEGPASKAVAPVGQSSWTPQATVRCSRWMEALMELAPACPVWAAPTFSHRRFLSHMEQQKSQTMSQKLRAAMAKGKLLRPEDLGTLPRAEPPPAPQCSQQDELTERLAEAWEGGVASWWKRHQSQTSGSQTQTKRPKRRTQLSSTFSSLTSYLDFPDTSSLPCSQDHSTSEAWPRPPGTPPSQELTQELWAQGVQRERRQTLRDYMAKLPLKDTPGPVATPPSQASSLRSMPFRQQAPLLSGSHPPRKKPRMGF